The stretch of DNA CGATCCGTCGACGGTGAACGGGGTTTTCATGGCCTCGACCACCATGCCCTACAAGGAGCGGCTCAATGCCGGCATCGTGGCCACGGCTCTAGGATTGGGGGACGACATCCGCACGTCGGATTTTTCGGGAGGCCTCAAGGCGGGCACCGGTGCGCTTTTATCGGCCGTAGACGCGGTGGAGGCCGAACGGCTTGACAACGTGGTGGTAACCGCCGCGGAGAGCCGCCTGGGCAAGCCGGCCTCGCCCCAGGAGCTGATTTTCGGCGATGCGGCTGCGGCGTTTGTGGTGGGCAACGAGAACGTGATCGCCGAGTTCAAGGGCTCCTATTCCCTTTCGTACGACTTTGCCGACCACTACCGGGGCAAGGGCGCCACCTACGACCGCCAGTGGGAAGACCGCTGGATCCGGGATCTGGGCTTCGATCAGTTCGTACCCGAGGCGGTCAACGGGCTTCTTAAGAAGCTCGATCTAAACATAGGTGATTTCGCCAAGGTGATCTACGACTGCCACTACGGCGCCGCCAGAAAAAAGCTGAACAAGGTGCTGGGCATCGCTGCGGAAGCGGACCAGAGCAACTTCCAGGTAGAGATCGGGCAGAGCGGTACCGCGCAGTCCCTGGTAATGCTGGCGCATGCCCTTGAAACGGCCAGACCGGGGGACAAGCTGATGGTGGTCAGTTTCGGCAGCGGGTGCGACGCACTCTGTTTCGAGGCCACGGATGCCATCAGCGCCTACCAGAACGGAGGCAGTGTTTCGGCAGAGCTGGCCGACAAGGCCGAGCTGGACAACTACACCAAGTACCTGGTGTGGCGGGACATCCTGCCGGGCGAAGCCGGCCTGCGTTCTGAGGAGGACGTCTGGACGCGCTGGTCGGCCCTGTGGCGGTCGCGCAAAATGGTGCTGGGCCTATGGGGATCCAGGTGTAAGAAGTGCGGCACCCTTCAGCTGCCGCCCCAGGCGGTGTGCGTCAACCAGGCGTGCGGGGCTGTGGGAGAGATGGAAGATCACCGCTTTGCCGACAAGATCGGCCACGTGGCCAGCTTTACCGGCGACATGCTGGCGGCGTCGGTCAATCCGCCGGCCGTCTACGGCCAGGTGGAGTTCGAGGGCGGCGGCAAGATGATGTTCGACTTTACGGACTGCAACCTTGAAGAGCTGAAAACCGGCATGGCGGTGGCCTTGAGCTTCCGCAGAAAATACTACGATGCAAAGCGCGATATTTCCGGATATTTCTGGAAAGCGGTTCCTGCAAAGGAGGTGAAGTAAATGGCTGACGGAATCAAAGACAAAGTGGCAATTTTAGGCATGGGGTGTACGCGTTTCGGGGAACGCTGGGAGTCGTATGCCGAGGACCTGGCCGCCGAGGCGTTTGTGGAATGCCTGGAAGATGCGGGCATTGAGAAGAAAGATATCGAGGCGGCCTACGTGGGCACGCACATCGACGAGATCAACGTGGGCAAGGCGGCGGTGCCCCTGGGTGTGGCGCTGAAGCTGCCCTACATCCCGGTGTCCAGGACGGAAAACTACTGCGCCACGGCCACCGAGGCCTTCCGGGCGGCCTGCTATGCGGTGGCGGCCGGGGCCTACGACATCGTGCTGGCCCTGGGGGTCGAAAAATTGAAAGACACCGGTTACGGCGGTCTGCCGGGCGGCGGCATGCTGGGCGTCCAGTCGTTCATGATGGGTGCCAATATGACGGCGCCGGGCATGTTCGCGCAGCTGGCCACGGCCTACAGCGCCAAATGGGGGGTGCCCATGGAAAAAATCAAGGACGCCATGGCCCACGTATCGGCCAAGAGTCACGCCAACGGCGCGCTGAACCCCAGGGCGCATTTGCGCAAGGCCGTACCCGAGGAAGTGATCAAGGCGGCGCCCATGATCGCCTATCCCTTAGGATTGTTCGACTGCTGCGGGGTGAGCGACGGGGCGGCCTGCGCCATCGTGACCACGCCGGAGATCGCCAAGAGCTTGAAGAAGAACCAGAACCTGGTCAAGGTCAAGGCCCTTTCCGTATCGGTCAGTTCCGGTGAGGAGTCCATCGGCAACTCCTGGGACGGCTCCCATTTCGTGACCACGCGAATTGCGGCGACCAAGGCCTACGAGGAGGCCGGCATCAAAGACCCGCGGCAGGAGATCAGCATGTGCGAAGTGCACGACTGTTTTTCGATTACCGAGATGGTTACCATGGAAGACCTGCACATCTCTCCCAAGGGCGGGGCCTATGAGGATATCATGGGCGGGTTTTACGATCTCAACGGTGAGACGCCCTGCCAGGTGGACGGCGGGTTGAAGTGCTTCGGCCATCCCATCGGCGCATCGGGGCTGCGTATGATCTACGCCATGTACGAGCAGCTTTTGGAAAGGGTGCCCGAGGAAAGAAAGGTCAAGAATGCCCAAATGGGCCTGACCCACAACCTGGGGGGCATGCCCCACTCCAACGTGGCGGCCATTTCGATCGTTGGCCTTGATTAGAACAGAGGCCCAAGCTACAGAGGACGGAGCACGTATTACCAGTAGGGAGATAGTAGTGAAGAGCAGAGAGAAAGCTCAACAAGGCATCACGAAAACAAGCGATAGAAAAGGATAGTAAAATGGAAAAAATGTTGAAAGACAGGGTGGCGATTATCACCGGTTCGGGCAGGGGCATCGGCCAGGCAGCGGCCCTGATCTTCGCCCGGGAAGGGGCCAAGGTCGTGGTGAGCGACATCGACCTGGCCCCGGCCAACGAGACCGTGGAGGAGATCAAGAAAGCCGGCGGTGAAGCCATTGCCTTCCCGGGCGA from Deltaproteobacteria bacterium encodes:
- a CDS encoding OB-fold domain-containing protein is translated as MSGICSYGGYVPRYRLNRMLVYQAMGWMNPANIANAKGEKAVANFDEDSITMAVAAGLNALNGIDPSTVNGVFMASTTMPYKERLNAGIVATALGLGDDIRTSDFSGGLKAGTGALLSAVDAVEAERLDNVVVTAAESRLGKPASPQELIFGDAAAAFVVGNENVIAEFKGSYSLSYDFADHYRGKGATYDRQWEDRWIRDLGFDQFVPEAVNGLLKKLDLNIGDFAKVIYDCHYGAARKKLNKVLGIAAEADQSNFQVEIGQSGTAQSLVMLAHALETARPGDKLMVVSFGSGCDALCFEATDAISAYQNGGSVSAELADKAELDNYTKYLVWRDILPGEAGLRSEEDVWTRWSALWRSRKMVLGLWGSRCKKCGTLQLPPQAVCVNQACGAVGEMEDHRFADKIGHVASFTGDMLAASVNPPAVYGQVEFEGGGKMMFDFTDCNLEELKTGMAVALSFRRKYYDAKRDISGYFWKAVPAKEVK
- a CDS encoding acetyl-CoA acetyltransferase gives rise to the protein MADGIKDKVAILGMGCTRFGERWESYAEDLAAEAFVECLEDAGIEKKDIEAAYVGTHIDEINVGKAAVPLGVALKLPYIPVSRTENYCATATEAFRAACYAVAAGAYDIVLALGVEKLKDTGYGGLPGGGMLGVQSFMMGANMTAPGMFAQLATAYSAKWGVPMEKIKDAMAHVSAKSHANGALNPRAHLRKAVPEEVIKAAPMIAYPLGLFDCCGVSDGAACAIVTTPEIAKSLKKNQNLVKVKALSVSVSSGEESIGNSWDGSHFVTTRIAATKAYEEAGIKDPRQEISMCEVHDCFSITEMVTMEDLHISPKGGAYEDIMGGFYDLNGETPCQVDGGLKCFGHPIGASGLRMIYAMYEQLLERVPEERKVKNAQMGLTHNLGGMPHSNVAAISIVGLD